One Bacteroidales bacterium DNA window includes the following coding sequences:
- a CDS encoding cation:proton antiporter, with the protein MTTTIIITFCLLLLIAYLFDITSTKTRIPSVILLLILGWLVRRLTIFINIQIPDFTSVLPILGTIGLILIVLEGSLELEFNRSKIILITKSFMDALLPMIASAFLLTYLFRYFSPITFKDSLTNAIPFCIMSSAIAIPSVRGLSSSNKEFIIYESSFSDIIGVLFFNFIIFNDNFGTTSFGQFGIQMIIMFSVSFIATIGLSFLLSKIEHHIKFVPIILLVILIYELSKIYHLPGLIFILMFGLFIGNLDELKQFKWIQRFNPDLLNKEVRKFKELTIEAAFIVRALFFLLFGYLIATSEILNTDTLIWALGIVVIIFLFRALQLILSNLPLRTLLFVAPRGLITILLFLSIDPANRISLVNQSLIIQVIILTSLIMMVGLMTTKNRNSRIRIKLISL; encoded by the coding sequence ATGACCACAACGATAATAATTACTTTCTGCCTTCTGCTATTAATAGCTTACTTATTTGATATCACTTCAACAAAGACAAGGATCCCTTCTGTAATTCTATTATTGATTTTAGGTTGGTTAGTGAGGCGACTCACTATTTTTATTAATATTCAGATTCCCGATTTCACCTCTGTCCTTCCAATCCTGGGGACAATCGGTCTTATTCTGATCGTACTTGAGGGTTCATTGGAACTTGAATTCAACAGATCGAAGATCATACTCATCACCAAGTCTTTCATGGACGCCCTGCTTCCCATGATAGCTTCAGCATTCTTGCTGACCTATCTTTTCAGGTATTTCAGCCCGATTACATTTAAAGATAGCCTGACCAATGCTATTCCTTTTTGCATCATGAGTAGTGCTATTGCTATTCCTAGCGTTCGTGGCCTTTCATCCTCTAATAAAGAGTTTATTATTTATGAAAGCAGTTTTTCAGATATAATAGGTGTCCTATTCTTTAATTTTATCATATTCAACGATAATTTTGGCACCACTTCTTTCGGGCAATTTGGCATTCAGATGATCATCATGTTTAGTGTTTCATTTATTGCAACCATTGGCCTCTCATTCTTATTAAGCAAGATCGAACATCACATAAAATTTGTTCCAATCATCCTATTAGTCATATTAATCTATGAACTCTCAAAAATCTACCATTTGCCAGGATTGATATTTATCCTGATGTTCGGCTTATTTATTGGCAATTTGGATGAACTTAAGCAGTTTAAGTGGATACAAAGATTTAATCCGGATCTGCTTAATAAAGAAGTTCGCAAGTTCAAAGAACTAACCATCGAAGCAGCATTCATTGTAAGAGCCTTATTTTTTTTACTGTTCGGATATCTTATTGCCACTTCTGAAATCTTAAATACAGATACTCTAATTTGGGCATTAGGCATAGTGGTTATTATCTTCCTTTTCAGAGCTCTTCAACTCATTTTGTCAAACTTGCCTCTCAGGACATTGCTGTTCGTAGCCCCAAGAGGGTTGATCACTATTTTGCTTTTTCTTTCGATCGATCCTGCCAACCGCATTTCATTGGTCAATCAGTCCTTGATAATCCAGGTAATCATACTTACATCACTGATAATGATGGTCGGATTGATGACAACAAAAAATCGGAACTCCAGAATAAGGATAAAACTAATAAGCCTTTAG
- a CDS encoding TrkA family potassium uptake protein codes for MSIRLTALGHEVIGIDGNREKTEIFKDTIFQTISLDCTSELALQTLPLKECDYAIVTIGEDYGASIMTTALLKQAGVRKLVSRAINPLHYKVLETLGVDQILQPEFDSASSFADSILFKGVTTSFDVTEDYKVIEVLLPTRYNGLLLSEVDFLKRYSLLVMTIIRYDESKSIFGHTEKKKISLGLPSGDIKLLKGDYLLLFGRIGDIDNLLHTSED; via the coding sequence TTGTCAATCAGGCTCACAGCTTTGGGTCATGAAGTAATTGGTATTGATGGCAACCGGGAAAAGACAGAAATTTTTAAGGATACTATTTTTCAAACCATTAGCCTTGATTGTACCAGTGAACTTGCACTGCAAACCTTGCCGCTGAAAGAATGCGATTATGCAATTGTCACAATTGGGGAAGATTATGGAGCTTCTATTATGACCACAGCATTATTGAAACAAGCTGGTGTAAGAAAACTGGTAAGCAGGGCAATTAACCCATTACATTACAAAGTACTTGAAACCCTGGGGGTTGATCAGATACTTCAACCAGAATTTGATTCAGCATCAAGCTTTGCTGATAGCATACTATTTAAAGGTGTCACAACTTCGTTTGATGTTACTGAAGATTATAAGGTAATAGAAGTCCTTCTGCCAACCAGATACAATGGCTTGCTATTATCAGAGGTTGATTTTCTGAAACGATATTCGTTATTGGTAATGACCATAATCAGGTACGATGAATCCAAGTCTATATTTGGACATACTGAGAAAAAGAAAATTTCACTTGGACTTCCTTCGGGGGATATTAAACTATTGAAAGGTGATTATCTACTTCTTTTTGGCAGAATAGGGGATATCGATAATCTTTTACATACTTCAGAGGACTAA